In Halococcus salifodinae DSM 8989, a genomic segment contains:
- a CDS encoding PLP-dependent transferase, which translates to MRDLGNQQAPFDAWQTLQGIETLPLRMERHSENALAVAEWLQDH; encoded by the coding sequence ATGCGCGATTTGGGCAACCAGCAGGCTCCGTTCGACGCTTGGCAAACGTTACAGGGGATAGAGACGCTGCCACTGCGGATGGAGCGCCACAGCGAGAACGCACTGGCTGTCGCGGAATGGCTACAGGATCACGA